ATCACCTTCCTGATCGCCGATCTGCTGAACCGCAAATTGGGCCCCTCCCACGCCCGTATCGTTGCATATGCCGGATTTGTTGCTGCTGTGATGCTGTCAATCTGGCTGGCGACACCGCGCATCGCACTGGCATCAGGGCTCGCCTTCATCTCAGGACAGCTGACAGACATTGCGGTCTTCCACCGCCTGCGAAAACTCAAATGGTGGCGAGCGCCGCTGATCTCCTCAAGTATTGCTTCGACTGTCGACACGATCATCTTCTACTCGATTGCGTTCGCCGCCACCGGAATGCCCTGGATCACGTGGGCGATCGGTGATTATGCAGTCAAACTCCTCACCGCTGTGTTTCTCCTCCTGCCGTTTTTTGTCATCACAAACAGAATCTGGTCCGGCCAAGGTACATCGGCAGACCAGGCGTGACAGGCTGTTTTCGGGAGGTTTGGACGGGTAGCCGATCGAGTCGTTCGGACCTGGATCAGCTGCCCATACCGACACAGAATCGGCACCGATAGCCAGATGGCCGGGAGCGTACGAGCTCCTCGGCCTGCTCTTCGGACTTGACCGCCGCAAACACCGCTCCGCCTGAACCGGTCATCTTGGCCTCCCCGTGTTGTCCAAGCCACTCCAGGGCCAGCCTGACTTCGGGGTAAAGTCGACAGGCAGTCTGCTCCAGGTCGTTGCAGACGGCACCGTCGTAGAAATCCTGCATCGAAATTCGGTCGCGATAAGGCGACAGATCGCACTGCGAGAAAACTCGTCGGGTAGAGACCTCGACCGGCGGTACAACTACCAGGTAAAGCTGCTCAGACAGGGAAATCCCTGATAGGTGTTCCCCGATGCCTTGCGCCCACGCGTTTGTTCCGTGGATGAACACTGGAACGTCCGCACCGACGTCCGCACCGACTTCAGCGAGTTCAGCGGCTGAAAGATCGAGTTTCCACAGGCTGTTCAATGCGATCAGGGTTGTCGCGGCATCCGAACTGCCGCCACCCAGTCCGCTCCCGGCAGGGATATTCTTCTTCAGTCGGATATCCACCCCTTCAGTGCCCGGAAACCGGTCTCTCAGCGCGCAGGCCGCTTTCACGGTCAGGCATTGTTCTTCCGCAATGCCTGGCACCTCGGATGGCCGCCTTATCCGTCCATCCGGACTGACCTCGAATTCCAGCTCGTCCTTCCAGTCAATGAGCTGATAGACGGTTTGCAGTTGGTGATATCCGTTCTCCAGACGGCCTACGACATGAAGAAAGAGGTTCAGCTTGGCCGGGGCGTGCCAGATCTTCATTGAATTCGCCGTTCAGACACCGGTAACGGCTATGGTGGAATTATTCGATTCCCCAATCGGAGATGACAATCCGTATCTCTTCGATTTTCTCACCAGACTCATCGGATGTTAACGTTTGTGCATCTTGCACAAGATTCAACCTTGTCGGGAGCTGATAGCCGCCTGCATCGCGGTATTTTGAGAAGCTGACTGTCCAGCCGGCCTGTTGGACCGAGATCAAGCGACCTTCTACATCCCATACGTTTACCGAACCGAATTTCGGATCAATCGCACCGACCAGCCAGTAAATGAGCGCTTCGACCGGCAGCGACTGTCCGGTTCGCTGCTCAAGTACAGCCTGCATGTTCGAGCCGATGATCCTGCGCCCCTGTGTGTCCTCAAGCACAACACCATCTGAATCCTGAATGATGCGAATTCGCCGCGAGCCGAAATTCCCATAAATCTCCAACTGGTGTGCATCCCCGTTACGGACCCAGAGCAATCTGCCGATCTCGCCCTTCGACCCCGCTCGGATACTGATCCGACCGCGCAGATTCCAGTGATCGATGGTGGATACGGTCGCGGCATGGGATCGATAGACGTCAAGATCGACTGATTCGATTGCGGTCTCAACGGTCGCACAGCCCGTCATGAAGACCAAAGCCAGCGATATGATCAGTGCGCGATTCATCAGTTGACGAATCTTTCGACTGTTTCTTTCAATATCCTGTCCTGGGGCGACTTCTTCAGGGCCCGGTCCCAAATGACTCTTGCCTTGCTCTGGTTGCCGATCGCCCAGTACACCTCACCTAGATGAGCCGCGATAACCGGGTCGTCCCGCCTGTCGAGGGCGGTTTCGAGAAAATCGATCGCAGAATCGGGGTTTCCGAGTTTGAACTGAACCCAACCCATGCTATCGAGAACATAAGGATCGTTCGGTTTCAAGGCCAGTGCCTTCTCGATCAGTTCCAGGGCCTCGGTCAGCCGATCGGTCTGATCCGCCAGCACGTAACCCAACGAGTTGAGCGCAGCGGGGTTGTCAGGGTCCTGTTCAAGTATCGCTCTGATGTCAGCTTCCGCCGGTTCGACCTGATTGAGTTCGGCCAGAATATGACTTCGAGCCAACAGCAACGACGCGTTCCCGGGCAAAATCTCCAACGCCTCATCCAGGGTTTGTCTTGCCTGATCATATCTGTGAGCGTCCAGATAAACCTGACTCTCGGACAAAGACAGGCGGACACGCTCCCGATCGTCGCTGGGTCTGTATTCTTCCAGCAGCGATATCCCTTCTTCCACACTATCGGTTCTTGCGATGTACTGTGCGGACAGCGAAATTCTCTGAAAGACAAATCTTGGCGATCTGATTTGATTGATCCACTCCCTGGCTTCATCGTATCTCATCTGTTTAAGCGCGATTTCCGCGAGTCCCAGCAATACCACCTGATCCCGCGGTCTGAGTTCCCGGTAGCCTAGATAGCTCTCGTACGCCAGATCCGGATAGTTTGCCCGCGAGTGCAGGTCACCAAGTTCCAGAAGTGACTCTGCGCTTTCGATCTGCTCAAACTGATCGACAGCTTCCCGGTAATATCCATTATCTGACAGATATTGTGCGTAAGCCTCTCTCAGTTTCGGCGATTCGGAATTGTATCGAAGATGCCTGACTGCGAATGATTCAGCCTCCTGTTCCCGATTGGTGAAACGAAGCAGGTTGAATTTCGCGTGGGCCTGCAAGTCGGTATCTTCTATGACATCCTCCAAAGCTTCAAGCAGCGCATCAGTCTCCTCATTGCTCTTGCCGGCAGAAATTGCAAAACTGATCTGGAACAGACGCCCTTCCTGGTTGTCCGGAAACCGAGACAACACAACGCTGAGGAGATCAAATGCCACATCAGGGCTCAGATTGAGTCTGAGAATCCGCCCGATCTGCTGAATCATGTCGGACTGGTCGGGTGCCAATTCCATGGCCTGGAAAAAGTCGGTCGATGCGTCATCATGGTTGCCAGTAATGACCTTGACCGTCCCTCGCCAGTACCACGCATCAGAATCCTCCGGACTGAGCTCCACCCATAAATCCGTTGTATTGGCTGCGACATCCAACCGGGAATTCTCGACTGCCATTATTGAAGCTCTCGCTACAATTCTGGGATCGCGCGTTTCAAACCCGACTTCCTCAAAAATCTCAATGGCGGCGTGAGCATCGTTACGGAAGTAGGACATCTCGGCGAGCATGAGTTTCGACAACAAGTCTGCATTGAGCTGGACGTCCGGCAGGTTTGCGGTGGTGGAACCGTCGCTGACCTCACCCGGGTCGGGCTGCGGCGACATCATGGAGGCAGTACAGCCTCCCAAACTGACCGCCGCTAATACAATGACCGCGAGTTTTCGAATTGGTACTGCCTTCGGTTCTGTCATTGCTGAAGCTGTGTTTCGGTCATCGTGTGGTCGGGACGATACGCTCGGAAACTGATCGACCGGGTGTGAATCATCTCGTAGTGTCTGAAGTCGATTTAATCACTTCATTATAATGATAGAAACCTCTGACATTCGGATTCGTGAGACAGAATCACTGTCGAAACTGCCGATACCAAGTGATTGAATAACTATAAATACCACAGCGATAAGGCCTGCCAATGAAAGATTCGCTGAGAAATAAGCTTGATACGCTGACCGCCCGCCACGATACATTGAACATTCAGTTGTCAGAACCTGAAAATCTGCGCAATCCGGAACGTCTGCGACAGCTTTCGATTGAGCTGTCCGAGATTTCGGAAGTCGTGCGGAAGTACCGCGAGCATTGCAGTCTTGAGGAGCAGCTGGAGGAGGCCAAAGTCCTGTTACAGGACGACGATCAGCAGATTCAGGCAATGGCTCGCACAGAGATACAGGAACTTGAGGAGGGCATTGAGACTACCAGCGGGCAGCTGCAACGATTGCTCTTGCCAAAAGATCCCAATGACAAGCGCAATATTTTCCTTGAGATCCGTGCGGGAACCGGAGGGGACGAAGCGGCGATGTTCGCCGGTGACCTTTACCGAATGTACCGAGTCTATGTGCAAAACCGGGGCTGGAAAATTGAGACAGTCAGCGAGCACGAAGGTGAGTACGGCGGTTATAAGGAAGTGATTCTCAGAGTGATCGGTACCGGTGCCCATTCACGGTTGAAGTTTGAATCTGGCACGCATCGGGTGCAGCGAGTGCCTAAGACTGAAGCCCAGGGCCGAATCCATACATCGGCCTGTACGGTTGCTGTGCTGCCAGAAACAGAGCAGGCCAGCGTTGACATCAATACACAAGACTTGCGGGTGGACACGTATCGCGCCTCCGGAGCGGGTGGACAGCATGTCAATCGAACCGATTCCGCAGTTCGGATAACGCACCTGCCGTCAGGTATCGTGGTCGAGTGCCAGGATGAGCGTTCGCAGCATCAGAACCGTGCGCGGGCCATGACCATGCTCCGGACGCGACTGCTACAGGCCGAAATCCAGAAACAACACGATGAGCGCAGCGAAACACGCAGGCTCATGGTGGGCTCCGGCGATCGTTCGGAAAGAATTCGAACCTACAATTTTCCGCAGAGTCGGGTTACCGACCATCGGATCAATCTGACGCTGTATCGACTTGAAGAATTTATTGGCGGGGATATGGATCAGGTCATCGACCCGCTGACCGCGGAACACCAGGCCGCACTGATGGCCGATATGGAAATGGAAGGGCGATGAACATTCCGTTGTCGGTGACAGTCGGGCAGGCGCGACGGGCCGGAATCAACCGGCTGCAGTCCATCAGCGATTCCGCAAGGCTCGATGTCGATATCATTCTGTCGCAAGCCATGCCGATACATCGGAATATGCTGAATCTGGTGTCACATGTCGAGTTGGATGTCGCCCAGCAGAACCGGTTTGAGTCGTTGCTTGCCAGACGCATGAAAGGCGAGCCCATCGCCTACATTACAGGAATGCGGGAATTCTGGTCACTTGATCTTGTCGTCAGCCCGGCGACGCTGGTGCCGCGCCCGGAAACCGAACTGGTTGTCGAACGCGCGTTGGCCCGCTGCAGGGAGCTGCAATCACCGCGCATCGCAGACCTCGGAACAGGCAGCGGTGCCATTGCCCTGGCGCTGGCTTTTGAGCTTGGTAACGCGGACATTACCGCGACCGACATATCACAACAAGCCCTTAAGGTCGCGCGCCGCAATCAGCAGAATCTGAACTTGGACAATGTGACATTCATTCAGGGCGACTGGACCGACACGTTGTCATCGTTGCGATTTGATGCCATTGTCTCGAATCCACCGTATATCCGGGAAGACGATCCGTGCCTGATGGATATATTCATGCAACACGAACCGAGGCTCGCTCTGACCGGCGGTAGTGATGGACTCAGTGCGGTACGCCGGATCATCGAATCTTCGGTCAGATATCTCAATCCGGATGGCTGGCTGATTGTTGAGCACGGCTTCAATCAGGGCGAGGCGGCTCGCGAGGTGATGACGC
This portion of the Acidiferrobacterales bacterium genome encodes:
- a CDS encoding queuosine precursor transporter, encoding MQSVRNYRGIAIGIVAMGTVITISNVLVQYPINDWLTWGHFSFPITFLIADLLNRKLGPSHARIVAYAGFVAAVMLSIWLATPRIALASGLAFISGQLTDIAVFHRLRKLKWWRAPLISSSIASTVDTIIFYSIAFAATGMPWITWAIGDYAVKLLTAVFLLLPFFVITNRIWSGQGTSADQA
- the ispE gene encoding 4-(cytidine 5'-diphospho)-2-C-methyl-D-erythritol kinase; this translates as MKIWHAPAKLNLFLHVVGRLENGYHQLQTVYQLIDWKDELEFEVSPDGRIRRPSEVPGIAEEQCLTVKAACALRDRFPGTEGVDIRLKKNIPAGSGLGGGSSDAATTLIALNSLWKLDLSAAELAEVGADVGADVPVFIHGTNAWAQGIGEHLSGISLSEQLYLVVVPPVEVSTRRVFSQCDLSPYRDRISMQDFYDGAVCNDLEQTACRLYPEVRLALEWLGQHGEAKMTGSGGAVFAAVKSEEQAEELVRSRPSGYRCRFCVGMGS
- the lolB gene encoding lipoprotein insertase outer membrane protein LolB; amino-acid sequence: MNRALIISLALVFMTGCATVETAIESVDLDVYRSHAATVSTIDHWNLRGRISIRAGSKGEIGRLLWVRNGDAHQLEIYGNFGSRRIRIIQDSDGVVLEDTQGRRIIGSNMQAVLEQRTGQSLPVEALIYWLVGAIDPKFGSVNVWDVEGRLISVQQAGWTVSFSKYRDAGGYQLPTRLNLVQDAQTLTSDESGEKIEEIRIVISDWGIE
- a CDS encoding tetratricopeptide repeat protein, whose protein sequence is MTEPKAVPIRKLAVIVLAAVSLGGCTASMMSPQPDPGEVSDGSTTANLPDVQLNADLLSKLMLAEMSYFRNDAHAAIEIFEEVGFETRDPRIVARASIMAVENSRLDVAANTTDLWVELSPEDSDAWYWRGTVKVITGNHDDASTDFFQAMELAPDQSDMIQQIGRILRLNLSPDVAFDLLSVVLSRFPDNQEGRLFQISFAISAGKSNEETDALLEALEDVIEDTDLQAHAKFNLLRFTNREQEAESFAVRHLRYNSESPKLREAYAQYLSDNGYYREAVDQFEQIESAESLLELGDLHSRANYPDLAYESYLGYRELRPRDQVVLLGLAEIALKQMRYDEAREWINQIRSPRFVFQRISLSAQYIARTDSVEEGISLLEEYRPSDDRERVRLSLSESQVYLDAHRYDQARQTLDEALEILPGNASLLLARSHILAELNQVEPAEADIRAILEQDPDNPAALNSLGYVLADQTDRLTEALELIEKALALKPNDPYVLDSMGWVQFKLGNPDSAIDFLETALDRRDDPVIAAHLGEVYWAIGNQSKARVIWDRALKKSPQDRILKETVERFVN
- the prfA gene encoding peptide chain release factor 1; the encoded protein is MKDSLRNKLDTLTARHDTLNIQLSEPENLRNPERLRQLSIELSEISEVVRKYREHCSLEEQLEEAKVLLQDDDQQIQAMARTEIQELEEGIETTSGQLQRLLLPKDPNDKRNIFLEIRAGTGGDEAAMFAGDLYRMYRVYVQNRGWKIETVSEHEGEYGGYKEVILRVIGTGAHSRLKFESGTHRVQRVPKTEAQGRIHTSACTVAVLPETEQASVDINTQDLRVDTYRASGAGGQHVNRTDSAVRITHLPSGIVVECQDERSQHQNRARAMTMLRTRLLQAEIQKQHDERSETRRLMVGSGDRSERIRTYNFPQSRVTDHRINLTLYRLEEFIGGDMDQVIDPLTAEHQAALMADMEMEGR
- the prmC gene encoding peptide chain release factor N(5)-glutamine methyltransferase; protein product: MNIPLSVTVGQARRAGINRLQSISDSARLDVDIILSQAMPIHRNMLNLVSHVELDVAQQNRFESLLARRMKGEPIAYITGMREFWSLDLVVSPATLVPRPETELVVERALARCRELQSPRIADLGTGSGAIALALAFELGNADITATDISQQALKVARRNQQNLNLDNVTFIQGDWTDTLSSLRFDAIVSNPPYIREDDPCLMDIFMQHEPRLALTGGSDGLSAVRRIIESSVRYLNPDGWLIVEHGFNQGEAAREVMTRCGYAQIRTFKDLAGLSRVTEGQVAG